One segment of Brassica napus cultivar Da-Ae chromosome C3, Da-Ae, whole genome shotgun sequence DNA contains the following:
- the LOC106423443 gene encoding cytochrome c-2, protein MASFDEAPPGNPKAGEKIFRTKCAQCHTVDKGAGHKQGPNLNGLFGRQSGTTPGYSYSAANKNMAVMWEEKTLYDYLLNPKKYIPGTKMVFPGLKKPQDRADLIAYLKEGTA, encoded by the exons ATGGCGTCGTTCGATGAAGCACCTCCCGGAAACCCAAAGGCAGGAGAAAAGATCTTCAGAACCAAGTGTGCGCAGTGCCACACCGTCGACAAAGGTGCCGGTCACAAACAAG GACCAAACTTGAACGGATTGTTTGGAAGGCAATCTGGAACGACTCCAGGGTATTCTTACTCTGCCGCCAACAAGAACATGGCCGTCATGTGGGAGGAGAAGACTCTCTACGATTACTTGTTGAACCCCAAGAAG TACATTCCTGGGACGAAAATGGTGTTTCCTGGATTGAAAAAGCCACAAGATCGTGCCGATCTCATCGCTTATTTGAAGGAAGGTACTGCGTAG
- the LOC106423435 gene encoding protein ABHD11, whose translation MSTVSSSSRGCGTSFPSKTSSLPALNSPNFIRIGKNSQSDRLSSHRLSLVHENRKSRGTTVRMALVDERQSTGQNVAHPPPRILAYDLVQGDLVKWRWKEDKSVPDTPTAVLLHGILGSGKNWGTFARRLAHEFPTWQFLLVDLRCHGDSASLKKRGPHSVASTASDVLKLVGQLRLTPRVLVGHSFGGKVVLSMVEQAAKPLPRPVRAWVLDATPGKVRAGGDGEDHPRELISFLRQLPKVVSSKNEVYTALMEEGFSNDVAQWVVTNLRSTGPSSSSFSWAFDLDGIAELYQSYEDTNLWNFVENLPRGVHVNFLKAERSLHRWALEDLQRIHAAEELASEEGGGVEMHVLEDAGHWVHTDNPDGLFRILSSSFQVLRA comes from the exons ATGTCGACGGTCTCAAGCTCTAGCAGAGGATGTGGAACTAGTTTTCCATCGAAGACATCTTCTTTACCAGCTTTGAATTCTCCTAACTTCATCAGAATTGGGAAAAACTCTCAG AGTGACAGATTGAGTAGTCATCGTTTGTCATTGGTACATGAAAACCGCAAATCAAGAGGAACAACTGTGCGTATGGCATTAGTCGACGAACGACAATCAACGGGTCAAAATGTTGCACATCCTCCTCCTCGGATCCTG GCGTACGATCTTGTTCAAGGGGATCTT GTGAAATGGAGATGGAAGGAGGACAAGTCTGTTCCCGACACACCTACCGCAGTTCTCCTACACGGAATCTTAGGCAGCGGCAAAAACTGGG GCACTTTTGCTCGAAGATTGGCTCACGAGTTCCCAACTTGGCAG TTTCTTTTGGTAGACTTGCGTTGCCATGGGGATTCAGCTTCTCTCAAGAAGAGAGGTCCGCACTCTGTTGCTTCAACTGCTTCTGATGTTCTAAAACTT GTTGGTCAGTTGAGGTTAACACCGCGGGTCCTTGTTGGTCATAGCTTTGGGGGGAAAG TTGTTTTAAGCATGGTGGAGCAAGCAGCCAAGCCTCTTCCACGACCAGTCCGA GCTTGGGTATTGGATGCTACTCCTGGTAAAGTTCGTGCAGGAGGAGATGGAGAGGATCATCCACGAGAGCTCATTTCATTTCTACGTCAATTGCCTAAAGTG GTCTCGTCCAAGAACGAGGTCTATACCGCTCTTATGGAAGAAGGGTTTTCCAATGATGTTGCACAG TGGGTGGTTACCAATCTCAGATCTACCGGACCATcgtcttctagcttctcatggGCATTTGACCTGGATGGGATCGCCGAACTTTACCAGTCCTACGAAGACACAAATCTATG GAACTTTGTTGAGAACCTTCCAAGAGGAGTGCATGTTAATTTTCTAAAGGCCGAAAGAAGTTTGCACCGTTGGGCCCTAGAAGACCTTCAACGGATCCACGCCGCGGAAGAGCTCGCCTCTGAAGAAGGAGGTGGAGTAGAAATGCATGTCCTGGAAGATGCAGGTCACTGG GTTCACACGGATAATCCGGATGGTCTTTTCCGGatcttgtcatcttctttccaggtTCTCAGAGCCTAG
- the LOC106423434 gene encoding 11-beta-hydroxysteroid dehydrogenase-like 5 yields the protein MVDLLNSVMNLVAPPATMVVMAFSWPLLCFISFSERLYNSYFVTEDMEDKVVVITGASSAIGEQIAYEYAKRGANLVLVARREQRLRVVSNNARQIGANHVIIIAADVVKEDDCRRFITQAVNYYGRVDHLVNSASLGHTFFFDEVSDTTVFPHLLDINFWGNVYPTYVALPHLQKTNGRIVVNASVENWLPLPRMSLYSAAKAALVNFYETLRFELNGDVGITIATHGWIGSEMSRGKFMLEEGAEMQWKEEREVPANGGPLEEFAKMIVAGACRGDAYVKFPNWYDVFLLYRVFTPNVLRWTFKLLLSSEGSRQSSLVGVGQGLPPEESSSQMKLMLEGGSPRVSASPPHYTASPPRYTPSPSPPHHISSPQRYTPSPSPPHYTSSPQRYTPSPSPPHYTSSRHRYTPSPSPPHYTESPPLYTESPPHYTTSPNWYTESPPRYTPSPSPPRFSRFNIQELP from the exons ATGGTGGATCTATTGAACTCGGTGATGAATCTGGTGGCTCCGCCGGCCACGATGGTGGTGATGGCCTTCTCATGGCCATTACTGTGTTTCATTAGCTTCTCCGAGCGGCTTTATAACTCTTATTTTGTGACTGAAGACATGGAGGATAAAGTCGTCGTCATCACCGGAGCTTCCTCCGCCATCGGAGAG CAAATAGCATACGAATATGCAAAGAGGGGAGCAAACTTAGTGTTGGTGGCGAGGAGAGAGCAGAGACTGAGAGTTGTGAGCAACAACGCCAGACAGATTGGAGCCAACCACGTCATCATCATCGCTGCTGATGTCGTCAAAGAAGATGATTGCCGCCGTTTCATCACTCAAGCCGTCAACTATTACGGTCGCG TGGATCACCTAGTGAATTCAGCGAGTCTTGGACACACGTTTTTCTTCGACGAAGTGAGCGACACGACCGTCTTTCCGCATTTGCTG GACATAAACTTCTGGGGGAATGTCTATCCGACGTATGTAGCGTTGCCACACCTTCAAAAGACCAATGGCCGGATCGTTGTGAACGCATCGGTCGAGAATTGGCTGCCTCTACCGCGGATGAGTCTTTATTCC GCTGCAAAAGCGGCACTAGTCAACTTCTACGAGACGCTGAGATTCGAGCTAAATGGAGATGTCGGAATAACTATCGCGACTCACGGGTGGATAGGGAGTGAGATGAGTAGAGGAAAGTTCATGCTAGAAGAAGGTGCTGAGATGCAGTGGAAGGAAGAAAGAGAA GTACCTGCAAATGGTGGACCTCTAGAGGAGTTTGCAAAGATGATTGTGGCAGGAGCTTGCAGGGGAGACGCGTACGTGAAGTTCCCAAACTGGTACGACGTGTTTCTCCTCTACAGAGTCTTCACGCCGAATGTGCTGAGATGGACATTCAAGCTGCTGCTCTCTAGTGAGGGTTCACGTCAAAGCTCCCTTGTTGGGGTCGGGCAAGGTCTGCCTCCCGAGGAATCCTCTTCACAAATGAAACTTATGCTTGAAGGAGGCTCACCTCGGGTGTCTGCGAGCCCACCTCACTACACTGCTAGCCCACCTCGGTATACTCCCAGTCCAAGCCCACCTCATCATATCTCAAGCCCACAACGGTATACTCCCAGCCCAAGCCCACCCCATTATACCTCAAGCCCACAACGGTATACTCCCAGCCCAAGCCCACCCCATTATACCTCAAGCCGACATCGCTATACCCCAAGCCCGAGCCCGCCTCATTATACCGAAAGCCCTCCTCTGTATACCGAAAGTCCACCTCACTATACCACAAGCCCAAATTGGTATACCGAAAGCCCTCCTCGATACaccccaagcccaagcccacctCGGTTTTCACGTTTTAATATCCAAGAGTTACCATAG